In Carassius gibelio isolate Cgi1373 ecotype wild population from Czech Republic chromosome B19, carGib1.2-hapl.c, whole genome shotgun sequence, one DNA window encodes the following:
- the LOC127978956 gene encoding trafficking protein particle complex subunit 3-like, with product MSRQSNRATDSKKMNSELFTLTYGALVTQLCKDYENDEEVNKQLDKMGYNIGVRLIEDFLARSSVGRCHDFRETADVIAKVAFKMYLGITPSVTNWSPAGDEFSLILESNPLVDFVELPDNHSNLVYSNLLCGVLRGALEMVQMAVDVRFAQDTLRGDNVTEIRMKFIKRIEENLPAGDE from the exons ATGTCTAGGCAGTCGAACAGAGCCACAGACAGCAAGAAGATG AATTCAGAATTGTTCACTCTCACTTATGGAGCCTTGGTCACTCAGTTGTGTAAGGACTATGAAAATGATGAAGAAGTCAACAAACAACTGGATAAAAT GGGATACAATATCGGAGTGCGTCTGATTGAGGACTTCTTGGCTCGGTCCAGCGTGGGGAGGTGTCACGATTTCCGAGAAACGGCCGATGTCATTGCAAAG GTAGCCTTCAAGATGTACTTGGGTATCACCCCCAGCGTGACCAACTGGAGTCCTGCTGGAGATGAGTTCTCTCTTATCCTCGAGAGCAACCCCTTGGTGGACTTTGTAGAGCTTCCTGACAACCACAGTAATCTAGTTTACTCCAACCTGCTCTGTGGAGTGCTGAGAGGAGCCCTTGAAATG GTTCAGATGGCAGTGGATGTGCGATTCGCTCAGGACACACTAAGAGGTGACAATGTGACAGAAATTCGCATGAAGTTCATCAAAAGGATCGAGGAGAACCTGCCAGCTGGAGATGAATGA